In Flavobacterium sp. GSB-24, the genomic window TAACGAACTCGATAGAATTATCTGTAGAATCGTTATCAGCAACATAAATTGCCGCGCCTTCTGAAAATTGAATAACAGATGGTAAAAACTGCTCAAGCAATTTTACTCCGTTCCAATTTAAAATTACAACTGCTATTTTATCCAAAAGTACTTAATTATTTATTTTTAATGGTTTTCTTTATAATCAGGCAGGTTTCTCAAAAACTCATATTTTTCGTTTTCAAAATCCATTTGACAATAAAAATGGCTTAGTCCGTTTGTGACATTCAAAAACCGTGCCTGCATCGTCATATTATAACGGGCAATTTGGTCAAAAGTTGCCTGAGAGATTTTAACTTCTGGTGCTTTACATTCTACTAATATATGTATAGTACCATCTGAATTGAAAACCACAACATCATAGCGCTTTCGTAATCCGTTGACGGTTAAAACTTTCTCTACATTTATAAGTGATTTGGGATACTTTTTTTCGTACATTAAAAAATGCACAACGTGCTGGCGAACCCATTCTTCTGGCGTGAGAATTATAAATTTTTTCCTGATTTCATCAAAAATAGACACTTTATTTTCGCTATTTTTGAATCGGAAAGTGTAAGCAGGGAAATTAAGTTTTAACATAAAGCAAATATAATTTGAAAATTAGTCAATTTGAAAATTAGTTAATTATTTATTTTTGAAACTGAAAACTGAGCCTGAACACTGAAAACTTAATTTAATGGACGAAGTAGTAAAAATCGTTAACGATATAAAAGCCGGAAATATTAAACCAATTTATTTTTTAATGGGTGAAGAGCCTTATTATATAGATAAATTGTCTGAATATATTGAGCAGAATGTTTTGGCTGAAGAAGAGAAAGGCTTTAATCAGACAGTTTTGTACGGAAGAGATGTTTCTATTGATGATATTGTTTCAACAGCTAAACGCTATCCTATGATGGCTGATCGTCAGGTTGTTATTGTGAAAGAGGCTCAGGATTTGTCTCGTACAATAGATAAAATAGAATCTTATGTAGAGAATCCGATGGAAACTACAGTGTTGGTTTTCTGTTATAAATATAAAACACTCGATAAACGTAAAAAAGTCACTAAACTTTTAGCACAAAAAGGTGTCGTTTACGAAAGTAAAAAATTATACGAAAATCAAGTAGGCGACTGGATCAAGCGTGTTTTGGCGGGTAAAAAATATACGATTGATCCTAAAGCTAATGCGATGCTTGTGGAGTTTTTAGGAACCGATTTAAGTAAAATTAATAATGAACTCGAAAAACTCCGGATCATTTTGCCGCAGGGAACTATGATTATGCCTGAGCATATTGAAGAAAATATTGGTTTCAGTAAAGACTATAATGTTTTTGAACTTCGAAAAGCAATTGGAGAACGCAATCAGCTAAGAGCATATAAGATAGCAGAAAATTTTGCTCATAACCCTAAAGAATATCCTTTGGTTATGACGACAGGATTGGTATTCGGCTTTTTTATACAGCTTCTAAAATATCACGGACTGAAAGATAAAAATCCAAAAAATGTGGCTGCCGCAATTGGAGTAAATCCATATTTCTTGAAAGAATATGATTTAGCTGTAAAAAATTATCCAATGCGAAAAGTTAGCCAGATCGTTGGCGCTTTACGAGATATTGATATTAAAAGTAAAGGTGTGGGAGCCAACGCTTTATCACAATCCGATTTGCTGAAAGAAATGCTGTATAAAATATTTAATTAAGCCAGTAAAATTCACGATATTTGCGTTTCTAAAAATTTTGCTACTTAAAAAATAATTACACAATTATGGGAATGAATAAAAATACCGTTTTAGGATGGGCTACTTTTATAATGGTACTTATGGGATTGTTACTTATAGGTCTTGGTGTTTTTAGATACAGTGAAGTATCAGGCTGGGGATTTGCTGCTGTTGGGGTTGGATTTTTGGCTAATGCATGGGTATTCAATGCTTTAAAAGGTAGAGTTTAAATTGATTGCAATTAGAATATTAAAAAAATCATTAATTAAAATTAAAATAATATAGAATGTCAGACGATAAGAAAGTAATTTTCTCAATGCAGAAATTGAGTAAAACCTATCAGGGAGCAGATAAACCTGTTCTTAAAAATATTTACTTGAGTTTCTTTTACGGAGCAAAAATTGGTATTTTAGGACTTAACGGTTCTGGAAAATCTTCACTTTTAAAGATTATTGCTGGAGTAGACAAGAACTATCAAGGAGATGTGGTTTTTCAGCCAGGTTATACTGTTGGGTATTTAGAGCAAGAACCAATTCTTGATGATTCTAAAACAGTTATTGAAATTGTTCGTGAAGGAGCAGCTGAAACTATGGCAGTTTTAGAAGAGTACAATCAGATAAACGATTTATTCGGTCTTGAAGAGAATTATTCAGATCCAGATAAAATGGATAAATTGATGGACCGTCAAGCAGCATTGCAAGATAAAATTGATGCTCTTGGGGCTTGGGAAATTGATACGAAATTAGAAATTGCAATGGATGCATTGCGTACTCCAGAAGGAGATACGCCTATTAAAAACCTTTCAGGAGGTGAGCGTCGTCGTGTAGCTTTATGCCGTTTGTTATTGCAGCAGCCGGATGTATTGTTATTAGATGAGCCTACTAACCACCTTGATGCTGAGTCAGTTCTTTGGTTAGAGCAGCATTTAGCACAATACTCAGGAACTGTTATTGCTGTAACGCACGACCGTTATTTCTTAGATAATGTTGCTGGATGGATTTTAGAGTTGGATAGAGGAGAAGGTATTCCGTGGAAAGGAAATTATTCTTCTTGGTTAGACCAAAAATCAAACCGTATGGCTCAGGAAGAAAAAGTGGCTTCTAAACGTAGAAAAACTTTAGAGCGTGAGTTGGAGTGGGTTCGCCAAGGAGCAAAAGGTCGTCAGACCAAACAAAAAGCTCGTTTACAGAACTACGACAAATTATTAAACGAAGATCAAAAACAACTAGATGAAAATCTAGAAATTTATATCCCGAACGGTCCGCGTTTAGGGACAAATGTTATTGAAGCGAAAAATGTTGCTAAAGCTTTTGGTGATAAATTATTGTATGATAATTTAAACTTTACGTTGCCACAAGCAGGTATTGTTGGAATTATCGGACCAAACGGTGCTGGTAAATCTACCATTTTCAAAATGATTATGGGAGAGCAAGCTACAGACAGCGGAGAATTTTCAGTTGGTGAAACTGTAAAAATTGCTTATGTAGATCAGTCTCACTCTAATATCGATCCGAACAAATCGATCTGGGAGAATTTCGCAGATGGTCAGGAATTGATTATGATGGGAGGAAAGCAAGTTAATTCTAGAGCTTACTTATCTCGTTTCAACTTTGGTGGCGGCGAGCAAAACAAAAAAGTGTCAATGCTTTCAGGTGGAGAACGTAACCGTTTGCATTTGGCAATGACATTGAAAGAAGAAGGAAACGTACTTTTACTGGATGAGCCTACGAATGATCTTGATGTGAATACACTTCGTGCACTTGAAGAAGGTTTGGAGAATTTTGCAGGTTGTGCCGTAATTATTTCTCACGACAGATGGTTCTTAGATAGAATTTGTACACACATTTTAGCTTTCGAAGGAGACTCTGAAGTTTACTTTTTCGAAGGAAGTTTCTCTGATTATGAAGAAAACAAAAAGAAACGTCTTGGCGGTGACTTAACTCCAAAACGTTTGAAATACAGAAAATTAATTAGATAATTTTTCTAATAAATTCCAAATAGAAAATCCCAAATTCCAATTATAGTGAATTTGGGATTTTTATTTTTTTGCACTGTGTCTAGTTTGTCATTTTCGATCCCGAGGCTTCGGTAGAGAAATCTTCGCGAGAAACTCAACAAAGATTGGATTCTTGTTATATATAAAATTGGAATTTGTAATTTTTCTATTGGAGTTTCTTTTTAAAGAAATTTCGATTTCAATTCTGGAGTAGGAATCATGCAGCTTTCTTTTTTGCCATACCAATTGTATCGGTTTTTGGCAATGTAGTCGTAAATGAAATCGCTTATAAAAATTGGAACAATTCTAAAAATCGGAATTAATTTCCAAAAACCACCAAAGTTTTTTCCTATTTCAATTGCTGCCGAAGATTTATAAAAATAAGCTGTTCCTGGATCGTATAAAATAATGCTGTCCATTTTTGAAAAACTAATTCCCAGATGTTTACAAATTGAAATACCTAATTCTGACTGCAATGCGACAAATCTAAAAATATCTTTTTTGTCTTTTTTTATAATAAATTGTACAGCAGAATTGCAGAGATTACAAACTCCGTCAAAAAGGATTATTTTTTTATTCATTGGAAGATCTTCCATTATTGTAAGGTCAAGTTTTTCTACTATTCTAAAAACGCAATAGATTTTTAAATTGTATACTTATGAGTTAATTAGGTATATTTATTAAATCTATGTATTTTTAAATTTTAATAAATTTTAATTATTAAAAACGGCTTTAATATTTGATCTTAGATTAATTTAAAAAATATAGCGACCACTTTTATTGTATTTTTAAAGATCAATTCTTAAATCGCTTTATTTTAATTTTACCTATTTTTTTAGCATTTATAAGCTTAAAAACATGACTGTGATTGAAAACTTTATTTTTTAACAGCCTCAACTAACTCCAATTCGTCTAAGCTGACTTTAGAAGTAAAAATTCCATAGTTAACTGTTGCTTTATTTTTTTCGATAGAATCGATACTTCCAACAGATCTTCCATCCATCATTCGTACTCGGTCGCCCACTTTTAAAATTGGTCTTGGTTTTTCTACAACAGGTTTTAATTTTTTCTCTTTTTTCTCTTTTCGAATTTCCTCAACTTTTACCTGAACTTCAGCAATAATTTCTTTTTGTTTTTCAACTTTTGCTTTGGTTTCTTTTGGAGTTGCTTTTTTTCGTTTTGAATTTTCAATTTCAACGATTTTTAAAAATTCGCCAATAAGTTCTTTTTTATTTTTGTTGTTGAAATATTTTTCAGCAATGTCATCAATTTTTTGTCCAATGTAAATAATTTTCTGGTTGCTGTCGTATAATTCTTGATAGCTTTCTAATTTTTGCTGGATTCTAGTATTGATGTTTTCCATCTTTTTACTTTCTTCACGTGCACGAGTTTCTTCTTCTTTTAAATTCAAAGAAGTTTTTTCAAGCTTTGACCTTTCTTTTTGAAGAGTCGCAATGGTTTTATCAAAACGAACTTTTCCAACTTCGATTTTCTTTTTCGCACGATTGATCAATCCAAACGGAATTCCATTTTTTTGTGCAACTTCAAATGTAAACGAGCTTCCTGCCTGACCTAACGCCAATTTGTACATTGGTTCTAAAGACTTTTCGTCGAACATCATATTGGCATTTGTGGCATAGGGTAATTCGTTTGCCAAAATTTTCAAATTGGAGTAGTGTGTTGTTATAATTCCAAATGCTTCTCGATGATAAAATTCTTCCAAGAAAATTTCAGCCAAAGCGCCTCCCAATTCAGGATCAGAACCTGTACCAAATTCGTCAATTAAAAACATGGTTTTCTTGTTGCATTTCTTCAAGAAATAATTCATGTTTTTTAATCTGTAACTGTAAGTACTTAGGTGATTTTCAATAGATTGGTTGTCTCCAATGTCGGTTAAAATTCTATCAAATAAAAAAGTTTCGCTTCTTTCGTGAACTGGAATTAAAATGCCAGATTGCAGCATCAATTGTAATAAACCAACAGTTTTCAAGGAAATAGTTTTCCCTCCAGCATTTGGTCCAGAAATTACAATAATTCTATTTTCTTGTTTAAGCTCAATTGTCTGTGGGTGCGTAACTTCTTTTTTTTGTTTGTTATTCAAATACAAAATCGGATGATAGGCTTCTCTAAAAAATAATCTTCTTTCTTCTGTAATTGCGGGCAAGATTCCGTTGATGCGATTGGCATATTTTGCTTTTCCAGCAACAACATCAATATCACTTAAAAAGTCTTGATATTCAATTAGTAATGGTAAGTAAGGGCGAATTACGTTTGACAGATTTTTTAAAATTCTAGTAATTTCTTCCTTCTCTTCATATTCTAAATTTGCTAACTCTCTTGAATATTTTAGAGTAGCTTCTGGTTCGATGTAAGCGATGCTTCCCGTTTTAGAACTTCCTAAAATAGAACCTTTTACTTTACGACGATACATTGCTAACACTGCCAAAACCCTGCGGTTTTGTACAAAGCTTTCCTTAATATCATCCAAATATCCTAAACCGTTATATTGTGTAAGTGCCACACCAAAACTTTGGTTTACTTTTCCGCGTACCAAATTCATATTTTGGCGAATGCTCAATAAAGCCGGCGAAGCATTATCTTTAATTTCTCCATATTTATCGACAATTGCATCAATTGCCGTAATAATGTCTTTTGTCAATTCTACCCGAGAAGCTCTTGCGTTAAGATTTGGATAATAGTCATCAAATTTCTTAAGGAAACTCAATAAGACATTTGTAGTTGCAGAAAGATTGGCAATTTTTCTAAAACTGCCAACTTCCAAGAAACTATCTTCAATTGCTAAAAACTTAATTTCATGAGTTATAGCATCGAATCCGTGATTAGGAATCGCGTTATTATTTTGAAAAGAAGATACATATTCTGATGTCTGCATCAAGGACTGCATCAATTCTTCTTTATCTCTAAATGGTTTTATTTGTAAAGCCTTTTCCTTTCCAATATCGGTGTTGCATCCATCTGAAATGGTTTCGAGTACTGTTGGAAATTGTAAGTCTTGTAATGTTTTTTCGGTAATACTGATCATTTAATCTCTTTATGAAAGTAAAAGCAAAAGTACGAAAACAATAATGAATTATGAATTATGAGTTTTTTTATTTGCTGTCGTTTCTAACTTTTGATTTTCAATTTTTTACATTTTTCTTTTTAGTAAATATGATTTTAAGTAATTATTTCTGAAATTCGCATAAAAAAAATTATGGACGTAAAAATGCATTCTTCTTGGAAACCAGTTTTGAATGAAGAATTCGGAAAACCATATTTCAAAGAATTAATTGAATTTGTAAAATCAGAATACGCAACAAAAGTTTGTTATCCAAAAGGCAGTCAGATTTTTTCAGCTTTTGACCATTGTCATTTTGATGAAGTGAAAGTTGTTATAATCGGTCAGGATCCTTATCACGGTCCAAACCAGGCAAATGGTTTGTGTTTTTCTGTCAACGATGGAATTCCGTTTCCACCTTCTTTATATAATATTTTTAGAGAAATCGAAAGTGATTTAAATAAACCTTTACCAAAAACTGGGAATTTGGAGCGCTGGGCAGATCAAGGTGTTTTTCTTTTAAATGCCACATTAACAGTGAGACAATCTGAAGCAGGAAGTCATCAGGGAAAAGGATGGGAAAAATTTACCGATGCTGTAATCAAACAGATTTCTGCGGGAAAAGAAAATGTAGTATTCTTGCTTTGGGGCGGTTTTGCTCAAAAGAAAGCTGCGTTAATTGACGCTTCCAAACATCATATCTTAAAATCAGGGCATCCTTCACCGTTAAGTGCAAATAGAGGATTTTGGTTTGGAAATAAACATTTTAGCCAGACAAATGATTTCTTGAAATCGAAAGGATTGAAAGAAATTGAGTGGTAAATTTTATAAGTAACAAAGTTGCATAGGGACAAAGGTGCAAAGGTAAAGCTTTGCTTCTTTGAGCCTTTGTAACTTTCCATGAAATATTTTTAACTAAAAAATCTTTTGAATCTGCAATCTCGATAGCTATCGGGAGCGAGAAACAAAAGATTTAATTTGAGTTATTTTTTGATAATTTCTTCTAAAACAGCTTTGTTTTCGTAGTTTGTAACTTTTAGAATAATTTCTTGATTTTTAACTGTTTTACCTTCAATGATATAAAGTTTACCTTTATTGAACGGAACATTACTTTGGTCAAAATCAACATCTCCGTAAGTCAATGTGTTTTTAATGTCTGCAGTGTCAACCCATTTTTCATTTAAAGTCTGAATTGCTTTATCTGAATATTGAAAAGGTTTTGTTCGAAGATTATTAAGAACTCGGGCATTTGGAAAATAATTGCAGCGAGTATCTTTTCCACTAAAAACAAGAGCTACAAAAAAACAGCCCATAATTAGGCCGATTAGATAATATGCAAAACGGTGTACGAACTTCATGAAATAAAATTTTTGCAAAGGTACATTAAAGTTCCCTTAAAATACAAGTAAATTGATATCGTTATCTGGCAAATCAAACCAGTCGCCAATAGCTTTGTTTGTTAGGATTCCATGATAAAGATAAATACCGTTTTTAAGACCTTTATTGCATCTAATAGCACTTTCTATTCCACCATCTTCGGCTATCTGATGTAGATAAGGTGTTAGAATGTTACTAATTGATAATGAGGCGGTTTTGGAATATCTAGAAGGGATATTTGGTACACAATAGTGTAAAACATTGCTCTTAATAAA contains:
- a CDS encoding type I restriction enzyme HsdR N-terminal domain-containing protein; translation: MLKLNFPAYTFRFKNSENKVSIFDEIRKKFIILTPEEWVRQHVVHFLMYEKKYPKSLINVEKVLTVNGLRKRYDVVVFNSDGTIHILVECKAPEVKISQATFDQIARYNMTMQARFLNVTNGLSHFYCQMDFENEKYEFLRNLPDYKENH
- the holA gene encoding DNA polymerase III subunit delta, translating into MDEVVKIVNDIKAGNIKPIYFLMGEEPYYIDKLSEYIEQNVLAEEEKGFNQTVLYGRDVSIDDIVSTAKRYPMMADRQVVIVKEAQDLSRTIDKIESYVENPMETTVLVFCYKYKTLDKRKKVTKLLAQKGVVYESKKLYENQVGDWIKRVLAGKKYTIDPKANAMLVEFLGTDLSKINNELEKLRIILPQGTMIMPEHIEENIGFSKDYNVFELRKAIGERNQLRAYKIAENFAHNPKEYPLVMTTGLVFGFFIQLLKYHGLKDKNPKNVAAAIGVNPYFLKEYDLAVKNYPMRKVSQIVGALRDIDIKSKGVGANALSQSDLLKEMLYKIFN
- a CDS encoding CAL67264 family membrane protein → MNKNTVLGWATFIMVLMGLLLIGLGVFRYSEVSGWGFAAVGVGFLANAWVFNALKGRV
- the ettA gene encoding energy-dependent translational throttle protein EttA is translated as MSDDKKVIFSMQKLSKTYQGADKPVLKNIYLSFFYGAKIGILGLNGSGKSSLLKIIAGVDKNYQGDVVFQPGYTVGYLEQEPILDDSKTVIEIVREGAAETMAVLEEYNQINDLFGLEENYSDPDKMDKLMDRQAALQDKIDALGAWEIDTKLEIAMDALRTPEGDTPIKNLSGGERRRVALCRLLLQQPDVLLLDEPTNHLDAESVLWLEQHLAQYSGTVIAVTHDRYFLDNVAGWILELDRGEGIPWKGNYSSWLDQKSNRMAQEEKVASKRRKTLERELEWVRQGAKGRQTKQKARLQNYDKLLNEDQKQLDENLEIYIPNGPRLGTNVIEAKNVAKAFGDKLLYDNLNFTLPQAGIVGIIGPNGAGKSTIFKMIMGEQATDSGEFSVGETVKIAYVDQSHSNIDPNKSIWENFADGQELIMMGGKQVNSRAYLSRFNFGGGEQNKKVSMLSGGERNRLHLAMTLKEEGNVLLLDEPTNDLDVNTLRALEEGLENFAGCAVIISHDRWFLDRICTHILAFEGDSEVYFFEGSFSDYEENKKKRLGGDLTPKRLKYRKLIR
- a CDS encoding thiol-disulfide oxidoreductase DCC family protein: MEDLPMNKKIILFDGVCNLCNSAVQFIIKKDKKDIFRFVALQSELGISICKHLGISFSKMDSIILYDPGTAYFYKSSAAIEIGKNFGGFWKLIPIFRIVPIFISDFIYDYIAKNRYNWYGKKESCMIPTPELKSKFL
- a CDS encoding DNA mismatch repair protein MutS, coding for MISITEKTLQDLQFPTVLETISDGCNTDIGKEKALQIKPFRDKEELMQSLMQTSEYVSSFQNNNAIPNHGFDAITHEIKFLAIEDSFLEVGSFRKIANLSATTNVLLSFLKKFDDYYPNLNARASRVELTKDIITAIDAIVDKYGEIKDNASPALLSIRQNMNLVRGKVNQSFGVALTQYNGLGYLDDIKESFVQNRRVLAVLAMYRRKVKGSILGSSKTGSIAYIEPEATLKYSRELANLEYEEKEEITRILKNLSNVIRPYLPLLIEYQDFLSDIDVVAGKAKYANRINGILPAITEERRLFFREAYHPILYLNNKQKKEVTHPQTIELKQENRIIVISGPNAGGKTISLKTVGLLQLMLQSGILIPVHERSETFLFDRILTDIGDNQSIENHLSTYSYRLKNMNYFLKKCNKKTMFLIDEFGTGSDPELGGALAEIFLEEFYHREAFGIITTHYSNLKILANELPYATNANMMFDEKSLEPMYKLALGQAGSSFTFEVAQKNGIPFGLINRAKKKIEVGKVRFDKTIATLQKERSKLEKTSLNLKEEETRAREESKKMENINTRIQQKLESYQELYDSNQKIIYIGQKIDDIAEKYFNNKNKKELIGEFLKIVEIENSKRKKATPKETKAKVEKQKEIIAEVQVKVEEIRKEKKEKKLKPVVEKPRPILKVGDRVRMMDGRSVGSIDSIEKNKATVNYGIFTSKVSLDELELVEAVKK
- a CDS encoding uracil-DNA glycosylase codes for the protein MDVKMHSSWKPVLNEEFGKPYFKELIEFVKSEYATKVCYPKGSQIFSAFDHCHFDEVKVVIIGQDPYHGPNQANGLCFSVNDGIPFPPSLYNIFREIESDLNKPLPKTGNLERWADQGVFLLNATLTVRQSEAGSHQGKGWEKFTDAVIKQISAGKENVVFLLWGGFAQKKAALIDASKHHILKSGHPSPLSANRGFWFGNKHFSQTNDFLKSKGLKEIEW
- a CDS encoding DUF4258 domain-containing protein, with product MKFVHRFAYYLIGLIMGCFFVALVFSGKDTRCNYFPNARVLNNLRTKPFQYSDKAIQTLNEKWVDTADIKNTLTYGDVDFDQSNVPFNKGKLYIIEGKTVKNQEIILKVTNYENKAVLEEIIKK